The Gammaproteobacteria bacterium genome window below encodes:
- the pyrR gene encoding Pyrimidine operon regulatory protein / Uracil phosphoribosyltransferase, with product MNSMAPPSIDDLLPSFARQINDLLAERHIVAPLLVGIRTGGVWIAQHLSELLNLPGPLGRLDISFYRDDFTRVGMNPEVKPSYLPFSIDGRHLILVDDVLHTGRTIRAALNELFDYGRPAGILLAVLVERSGRELPIQADVVGLRLDLGPTDHVKLAGPENLALLIQRAHSR from the coding sequence ATGAATTCCATGGCCCCCCCTTCGATCGACGACCTACTGCCGTCCTTTGCCCGGCAAATTAACGACCTCTTGGCAGAACGCCATATCGTTGCCCCCCTCCTGGTGGGTATTCGTACTGGTGGGGTGTGGATTGCACAGCACCTGTCAGAGTTGCTTAATCTTCCTGGCCCCTTGGGTCGCCTTGATATCTCTTTCTACCGTGATGACTTTACCCGCGTTGGGATGAATCCAGAGGTAAAGCCGTCCTACCTGCCATTTAGTATCGATGGCCGTCACCTTATTCTGGTGGACGATGTACTCCACACCGGACGTACTATTCGTGCGGCGCTCAACGAACTATTCGATTACGGTCGTCCGGCGGGTATTCTGCTGGCAGTGTTAGTAGAGCGGAGCGGTCGCGAATTACCAATCCAGGCCGATGTGGTAGGTCTGCGCCTGGATCTAGGCCCCACGGATCATGTGAAACTTGCCGGCCCCGAGAATTTGGCACTGCTGATTCAGCGAGCGCACAGTCGTTAA